GGCCGGCCTCCAGCCCGGCGACGTGATCACCGAGTTCGACGGCGTGCTGATCGACAGCGGCCCCACCCTGGTGAGTGAGATCTGGTCGCTCCACCCGGGCGCCAAGGTCCCGGTCGTCTACACCCGCAACGGCGTCACCCACACCACCGAGCTCACCCTCGGCCAGCGCGTCGGCGACGACTCCCAGTAGCACCCGCCCGGCCGACAGCCCCGTACCCCCGGCGCCCCGCGCCGGGACCGTACGGGGCTATTCGCTTCCCATGCACGGGCCGACTCGTGAGAAGATCCCTGGGCGCGGTCTCCCGGGGCCTGCCCCGCGGCGACCTGTGCGAAGGAGAGCTGCCCGAGCGGCCTAAGGGAACAGTCTTGAAAACTGTCGGCGGGGGAGACTTCGCCCGAGGGTTCGAATCCCTCGCTCTCCGCAGGTAGGGAACACGCAGGTCAGGGCGGGTACCGGCTGAATACCGATACCCGCCCTTTTCGATTCCCGTCCCACGCTGTCCCACCCGCGTACCGGGGCTGACCAGCCCGTGTGGAACATCCGTGGAACGGTTCCACACGGGACGCGATCGAACTGCGACCCGGCTTCAGTCGATCGCCCTCGTTTATCGCCGCACAGTGACGATGATCTCCCCCACTCCCCCAAGGTAGGCGGAGCAGCGGTGGGCGCTGCGAGCGTTCTCGAGTAGGAGCCCACCCGTCGCCGAACGCGGACCGAGCTGTTAGCTCTGGCCCGTCTTCATGGCTCGCGCCAACTGGGTGGGCTGGAGGCTCTTGTGGTGGCCTGACAGGCAATCATCCGCTTTGCCCGGTTTCGGAGATGGCCCTGAGGGCCCAACGGTCCATGGTTGTCAGGCTGACGACTAGGCTTTTTGAGAGCGAGAGGGAAGGCCGCCCTGGTCCGTTTGGTTGGCGCCTGAGGCCGAGGCGGACCTTCCCTTCGCTGGTCCCGCACGTCCACTTCCAGTAGAAGGGGGACTCCTGTGGAGTCTACCGAGGTCCCAGAGCCCAAGGACAGGCAAAAGAGCGCAGTTCAGCGCCGTCGCGCGCTGAAGAGGTACGCCCGCGTGGCGTGGCTGAACGCCGTGAAGGGGGCGTCAGCGGCTGCTGGCACTGCCGCTGTGACCTGTGCCGTCTGGTGGCTCCAGAACCGCTAAACCGACGACGAGAAGCAAAGGGGCCTCCGGTGTTTCGATGCTGGAGGCCCTGGTCATGTCCGACGAGGTCTGGCTGGTGACCGATACCATGCGCCTGCGCGAGGGCGAACTCCAGAACTCTTCGGTGGCATTCGCATTCGCATCGCTACGTGCGACTGCAGGTGTTGAGGGGGAGGTGGCCTTGCTCAACACGTTCAACATGAGTGTCGGAGGCAGCCATGCCAGACGAGGTGAAGAACAAGCGCTCGCCCGTCTCCATGACCTTGCTCCATGCCGGCGAGAAGCTCGGGTCGGGCCTGGACTCCGACCTTGGGCGATCCCATCAACGATCCCGAGCTCGGTACCACCGCGCTCCGCTTCTCGCTGAGCGGGGCCGACAAAGTGGTCCGCCTCTTCTGTCAGGACAAGTTCGAGCTCATTGATGTCCTGGTCTCCGGTCGAGTGCCCGGCGACGCTTTCGGTGCCGCGTCACCCGGCCTGTACGTGGCCGCTATAGAACGAGCGCCGTACTTATCACCTCGGAGGTGAGTACGACGCTCGTTCGGCTTGGGAATCTACTATGCTGCGGGCCCGCTCAGCCCCTTCCGGGCCTCCCTCAGCGCTGCTTCGATCTGGTCGTTGGCCTTGTCGCGCTTGCCGTCGAGAACCTTGGCGTAGAAGCGGTACAGCACGGCGACGCTGTGTCCGGCGCGGCGGGCGACCTCTACAGGGTCGACGCCGGAAGCGATCCAGAGCGAGACGCCGGCGTGCCGGAGCGAGTACGGGACGTCAGCGAAGGGGGTCTTCACCTGTGCCGGGGTGAGGGCCTGAGCCCGCACCTTCTTCCACGCCGCTGAGTACTCCTTGCTCAGCAGGTGGCCGCCCTCGGAGGCGCGGAACATCCGTCCCTCGGGGCCGACACCGAACTCCTCGATGTGGTCGCGGAGCAGCTTGACGAGCTCGGGCGGGATCGGAACCGGACGCGTCGCCTTCCTTGCGCGACGCTTCAGCCCTCGCCGCTCGAACGACTGACCGTCGTCCGTCCAGATGGAGCTGACGCGTGGCGCGCTGCCGGCGAGGACGAGCTCTCCCCAGCCATCGGCGGGGAGCGTGCAGTCTGCCTCGTGCAGATCGGCTACCTCGGCCGGCCGCATGGCCGCGTAGTACATGCAGCCGAAGAAGGCGGCCAGGTGGAACCCGCGCCTTCCCAAGCCGGGGGCGACAGCGATGAGCCGGGCGGCTTGGACCGGATTCGGCACGTACCGCCAGTCGATCTCGTCATCGACCTCCGGCGCCGTCCAGTCGATGAACAGCAACGGATTGCTGGTCAGCCTCTTCTTCTCCAGCGCGTAGCGCAGCGCGTTGTTGAAGACCATCCGCTTCCGCCGTGTGGTGTTGGCAGCGGCCTTCTTGCCGTCCATGCGCTTGGCGAGCGCATTGAGGGCAGCTCGGACCGTGTCCGCTTCCTCCAGGAGCGACATCTCGACCGACTTATTCTCGATCCAGGCAAGCGCCGCGGTGATTTCCGGTGCGGGCTCCTGGCGGTGCTCGGAGAAGTTGAAAGCCCAGCAGGAGAGCGCCCTGCGGAGCACCTCGGGGGCCGGGGCCCCGCGGTTGTCCACGACGAGTGCCGGGGTGATGGTGGCAAGCGCGTCGGCGCGCGCCATCCGGGACTTGGCGGACGAGTTCGGCCACTTCATCTCCGCGTAGGCCCGCGCGTGCTGGTACCAGTTCAGCTGTCGGAGCTGGCGCATCTCGGAGGCGGGAAGGCCGGTGATGGTGTCGAACTGCTCGCCGGTGCGCGCCGCCGTCTTGAGCTCCGAGCGGCGTCCGTCCGCGAGCGTGGTCGTGGCGAAGGTCCGCGAGTGGACCTCGGTGCCCACCCGCCAGCGAAGTTGGAACGGCTTGCGGCCACGTCGGAGGTTGCGGATGGCGTAGATCTGCACGTCGAAGGTCAGCACGGGAACTCCTCGCAGTTCGCCAGCCAGGAGTCCAGGTCGGTCCGGCGAATCCTGATCTGTCCGTTCGGCAGCTTCAGGCACTTCGGCGCCTTGCCCAGCGCCCGCATCCGGTAGAAGGCGGAGCGGGACATCGCCAACTCCTCAAGCACCTCGGGGAGACGCATGGTCGACTGCTTGGGCATGTTCAGCCCTCCTTCTGGGCAGGCGATGTGACGGCGGGGGAGCAGGACAGCCGGTCAGCCTCCCAGCGGCACGGCGCGACTGCGGTGACGCCGGTGACGCTGTGACTGGTGTGACAGTTCATGCCCGTCCCCCGTTCTGGCCAGGTACGACGTAGCCGCCGGACCGCCGGACCAACTGAACGTCGTTGGCCATCCGGGAGCAGGTCTGGCGAACCAGAGCCGCATCCAGACCGGTGGCCTCCGTGATCTCCTTCGGCTTCGCCCCGGGGTGGTCCCGGACGTAACGCAGGATCATGACGCGGGTGTCGCCGATGGTGTGGTCCTCGGCCGGCCCGTCCAGGAGGTGCCAGGCTCCCGTCTCGGCCTCGAAGCGGAGCGCGTACTCGGTCTCGTCCACGTCGCGTCCGGTGACGTGCAGCACGCCGTCGGCCTGGCCCCGGGAGCGCTTCAGGACGAGCGTCGCGTCTGCGGCTCCGGCCAGGCCGTTGGTGCCGGAGACCTCAGCGAGGAAGTCGTCCGAGCCAGCCTTGCGGACGTGGTGGACCAGGACCACCGCGATACCGTAGTGATCCGCGATCCGCTTGGCGTGCCCGACGGCCGCGTAATCCGCGTCATAGGCGGACATTCCGGGGGCCGACAGACCGCGCATCTTCGCGAAGACGTCGATGACGACCATCCGCGCGTTGTCGTTCCGCTCGATCCACTGCGAGATGGCTTCGCTGCCGCCCTGGGGCAGGGTCGGGCAGGAGGTCGCCAGCGTCAGCGTGGCCGGAGCGCGGCGGTCGCCGAGCATCTTCCGCATCCGGGTCTGCAGGCGGCGCGCGGTGTCCTCAAGCGCCAGGTAGAGGACCGGTCCGCCGTCGACGGGCACGCTCTCCATCGCCTGGCCACCGGCCGCGACGGAGAGCGCCAGGCCGAGGGAGAGCCAGCTCTTGCCGACCTTGGGCGGTCCGCAGAGCAGGTTGACGCCTTCGGAGATGATCCCGGGAACGGCCCAGCGCGGCTCCGGGAACTCGGTGGCCATCAGCTCGTCGGCGGTCCACGCGGTACGGATGCGCTGCTGCGCCGGCTGAAGCGGCCTCGGCTCCGGCGTGCTCTGCGCCGTGTACAGGTTGGACGGGTCGTACGTGGTGGCGTTCATGCGGCGCTCCGAGCGATGGTGCGAGGCCGCCGCGCGCCGGCCCGAAAGCCGGAGGCGATGGTGCGCTGAATTTCGTTGGTTTGCAGGCCGACCCCGTGAGCTGCTGCGGTGAGCTCGGCAGTCACATCGGCGGCAGGCAGTTCCCCGCCCGTGACCAGCTGCCCCAGCGCCACAGCGGCCAGGTAGAGAGCGGTGTTGCGGCGGCTGGTGGGTGCCGCTGCCACGCGGGCCACCTCGGCGTTGACCGCAGCGCGGAGGTAGGCCGCGTTCCGGCCTCTGAGGGCCAACGGCGCAACCCGATACCCCTGCTGAGGCACGGGCGCCGGTGCCAGTCGCTCGGCGAGCCACCCAGGCAGGGGAGCAGGGGCCCGGTCGTCAACGACCCGATAGGAGCGGCCGTTGACCACGCTGCCCGCCCCGACAATGCATCCGCCGTGGGCGCGGGTGTCGATCTTCCAGCCGAGGACTCCGGCGGTATTCCGGAGCCGCATGCCCGCCGGTGCAGCAAAGTAGAGATGCCGTCCCCCGCTGCCGCTGCGGACGGTGAAGGTACCGCTCGGGAAGGGCTGGCCCGCCGTCTCGGCCAGCAGGGCTAGCGCATCCTGGCCATCGGCCAGGGCTGAGGCAGCGCCAGCGGG
The Streptacidiphilus albus JL83 genome window above contains:
- a CDS encoding tyrosine-type recombinase/integrase; protein product: MLTFDVQIYAIRNLRRGRKPFQLRWRVGTEVHSRTFATTTLADGRRSELKTAARTGEQFDTITGLPASEMRQLRQLNWYQHARAYAEMKWPNSSAKSRMARADALATITPALVVDNRGAPAPEVLRRALSCWAFNFSEHRQEPAPEITAALAWIENKSVEMSLLEEADTVRAALNALAKRMDGKKAAANTTRRKRMVFNNALRYALEKKRLTSNPLLFIDWTAPEVDDEIDWRYVPNPVQAARLIAVAPGLGRRGFHLAAFFGCMYYAAMRPAEVADLHEADCTLPADGWGELVLAGSAPRVSSIWTDDGQSFERRGLKRRARKATRPVPIPPELVKLLRDHIEEFGVGPEGRMFRASEGGHLLSKEYSAAWKKVRAQALTPAQVKTPFADVPYSLRHAGVSLWIASGVDPVEVARRAGHSVAVLYRFYAKVLDGKRDKANDQIEAALREARKGLSGPAA
- a CDS encoding helix-turn-helix transcriptional regulator; the encoded protein is MPKQSTMRLPEVLEELAMSRSAFYRMRALGKAPKCLKLPNGQIRIRRTDLDSWLANCEEFPC
- a CDS encoding AAA family ATPase; this encodes MNATTYDPSNLYTAQSTPEPRPLQPAQQRIRTAWTADELMATEFPEPRWAVPGIISEGVNLLCGPPKVGKSWLSLGLALSVAAGGQAMESVPVDGGPVLYLALEDTARRLQTRMRKMLGDRRAPATLTLATSCPTLPQGGSEAISQWIERNDNARMVVIDVFAKMRGLSAPGMSAYDADYAAVGHAKRIADHYGIAVVLVHHVRKAGSDDFLAEVSGTNGLAGAADATLVLKRSRGQADGVLHVTGRDVDETEYALRFEAETGAWHLLDGPAEDHTIGDTRVMILRYVRDHPGAKPKEITEATGLDAALVRQTCSRMANDVQLVRRSGGYVVPGQNGGRA
- a CDS encoding bifunctional DNA primase/polymerase; the encoded protein is MHQNNPSPLALAAREAAVRGWFVFPLAPGSKRPALRSWESRATTALGRIDPCWAFGAYNVGIATGPSGLVVVDLDVPKHSGDLPPAGAASALADGQDALALLAETAGQPFPSGTFTVRSGSGGRHLYFAAPAGMRLRNTAGVLGWKIDTRAHGGCIVGAGSVVNGRSYRVVDDRAPAPLPGWLAERLAPAPVPQQGYRVAPLALRGRNAAYLRAAVNAEVARVAAAPTSRRNTALYLAAVALGQLVTGGELPAADVTAELTAAAHGVGLQTNEIQRTIASGFRAGARRPRTIARSAA